One Campylobacter sp. MIT 12-8780 DNA window includes the following coding sequences:
- a CDS encoding DUF4006 family protein: MENTNRCVFSLSGVTGMLIATILLISILVGLTIWGIKAQQSVMQAPYSLEKASEVKQFGSKESEHMLIKDTK; encoded by the coding sequence ATGGAAAACACAAATCGTTGCGTATTTTCGCTTTCTGGTGTTACTGGAATGCTCATCGCCACCATATTATTGATATCTATTTTAGTGGGTTTAACTATCTGGGGCATTAAAGCTCAGCAAAGCGTTATGCAGGCTCCTTATAGCTTAGAAAAGGCAAGTGAAGTAAAGCAATTTGGCTCTAAAGAAAGCGAACATATGCTCATAAAGGATACAAAATGA
- a CDS encoding FixH family protein, translating to MPDIKSNAQTKKKTFWPYGILLSILAIILACVATIIFSLDYPVYEDDSFMQKYQSVDRNINDIKQKQTRFEEDYRLSLNLKPKFDKKKREFYELESSATELEILLHEISEDRSAHNISFEALLTRPHTNKQDTKLEILSFSLTNKLKKSFNTYSLKIALPNLEKGRWQLKLKAQKNDMQVAFYTYNLVIQ from the coding sequence ATGCCTGATATAAAATCAAACGCACAAACAAAGAAAAAAACATTTTGGCCCTACGGCATACTTCTTTCAATCCTTGCTATTATCCTTGCTTGTGTGGCGACGATCATTTTTTCGCTTGATTATCCAGTGTATGAAGATGATAGCTTTATGCAAAAATACCAAAGCGTTGATAGAAATATCAACGATATCAAGCAAAAACAAACTCGTTTTGAAGAAGATTATCGCTTGAGTTTAAATTTAAAGCCCAAATTTGATAAAAAAAAGCGAGAGTTTTATGAGCTTGAAAGCTCGGCTACTGAACTTGAAATTTTACTTCACGAGATAAGTGAGGATAGAAGCGCTCATAACATAAGCTTTGAAGCCTTACTTACTCGACCGCACACGAACAAACAAGATACAAAGCTTGAAATTTTGTCTTTTAGTTTGACAAATAAGCTCAAAAAAAGTTTTAACACCTATAGCTTAAAAATAGCCTTACCAAACTTAGAAAAAGGTAGATGGCAACTCAAACTTAAAGCTCAAAAAAACGACATGCAAGTTGCTTTTTATACTTATAATCTAGTGATACAATGA
- a CDS encoding cytochrome c oxidase, cbb3-type, CcoQ subunit: protein MQGISEFLSSITYEQWEAFQGYGFFFLVVFMVVVLYAYWIHLYRVEKKGERNYEKYADLALKDGLDDAVVEEKRSA from the coding sequence GAGTTTTTAAGCTCTATTACCTACGAACAATGGGAAGCTTTTCAAGGCTATGGCTTCTTCTTTTTGGTTGTTTTTATGGTGGTTGTTTTATATGCGTATTGGATTCATCTTTATAGGGTAGAAAAAAAAGGCGAAAGAAATTACGAAAAATACGCCGATTTAGCCCTTAAAGATGGATTAGATGACGCTGTTGTTGAAGAAAAAAGGAGTGCGTAA
- a CDS encoding c-type cytochrome has product MQWLNLEDNVNLLSLIGAILIIAITFIVVGRMFAHMKTQKGEVELMEHNWDGIGEQKNNAPFGWMLIFFLTIVWTIWYFLWGYPLGSYSRIGEYNAEVQAHNAKFSEKFQNLSQDEKIAMGQNLFLVQCSQCHGITADGINGKAANLNVWGSEEALAEVIEKGSKGMNYPLGEMTPAEGLGIAKEDIPAIAAYVAKEISAIKTTKNENLVAKGKELYEATCVACHQLDGTGKIDGEVMAANLTQYGSSAFVVEVLSKGKAGAIGTMPSFNTNILNDIQKEAVGEYIISLSRGR; this is encoded by the coding sequence ATGCAATGGTTAAATTTAGAAGATAATGTAAATTTGTTATCGCTTATCGGTGCGATACTCATTATCGCCATTACTTTTATAGTAGTGGGTAGAATGTTTGCTCATATGAAGACTCAAAAAGGTGAAGTTGAGCTTATGGAGCATAATTGGGATGGTATAGGTGAGCAAAAAAACAATGCTCCTTTTGGCTGGATGCTTATTTTTTTCCTAACTATAGTCTGGACGATTTGGTATTTTTTATGGGGATACCCTCTTGGATCATATTCAAGGATAGGTGAGTATAATGCTGAAGTGCAAGCTCACAATGCCAAATTTAGTGAAAAATTTCAAAATCTTAGTCAAGATGAAAAAATCGCTATGGGACAAAATCTTTTCCTAGTGCAATGCTCACAATGCCACGGCATTACCGCTGATGGTATCAATGGCAAGGCGGCAAATTTAAATGTTTGGGGTAGCGAAGAAGCTTTAGCAGAAGTGATTGAAAAAGGCTCAAAGGGTATGAATTATCCTTTAGGCGAAATGACACCAGCTGAGGGTTTAGGCATAGCTAAGGAGGATATCCCTGCTATTGCTGCTTATGTAGCTAAAGAAATTTCAGCGATTAAGACAACTAAAAATGAAAATTTAGTTGCTAAAGGCAAAGAGCTTTACGAAGCAACTTGTGTAGCTTGTCATCAATTAGACGGCACAGGCAAGATAGACGGCGAAGTAATGGCTGCTAATCTTACACAATATGGCTCAAGTGCTTTTGTGGTTGAGGTTTTAAGCAAAGGTAAAGCCGGTGCTATAGGCACTATGCCAAGCTTTAATACAAATATCTTAAATGATATTCAAAAAGAAGCTGTTGGCGAGTATATCATTTCACTTTCAAGGGGTAGATAA